The DNA window TCCTGCGTGCCGGTGAAGTTGACGCGATGCGTCTCGATCAGCGCCGGTCGGCCGAGCCGAACGTGCCGGGCGATCTCCGCAAGCGTCGGTTCGACCCTGTGTCCAAGGGCTGGTTCGAAATAGATGTCCCGGACCAGATAGATGGCCCCGCTTGCGCCGCGCTCCGCGTTGAGCATCGTCCTGTCGCAGCCGCCGGGCCGACCTTCGGCGTCTCGTAGGGTCAAGCGCCGTCCGGGGGTGACGATGACCTGGATGCCGTGCTCGACCCAGGCCTGCTCTACGTCGCGGTTCCAAACGAAGGTCGGCGGAACCGCGACAGTGGGGCGGACACCGAAACAGTCCTGAAAGCGGCTGACTTCCTCCGCGACGGCCGCGCGGATCGTCTCCACGGACAGTGGCTGCGAGGGCAAAACCGAGGTGTCGGTCCAGCGACTCTGGATGGGCGACGGCAGCGTTTCGGTTTCGACCCCATCCGAGGTGAGGATCCAGTCGCGTACCAGCTTATCGTCCGCCATCGCCTTCAGGAAGGTCGGCGGCCAGTAATGCGTCATGCCATGGAGTTGCAACGCCAGGACGCCAAGCTCCTGGCCCTGGATCAGCGCCTTGCGGATCGCATCGAAATCCGGGGCCAGTAAGGTTCTGGAGTCATGCCAGCGCAGTCCGTTGCGGCGAATCGCCTCGTTGTCCGGGATCGCGAGAATTGCCCCGATGGTCATGACGGCGGCACGCCCGGTGGCGTCCCGATGTCTGGCGAGGATGTCGACGATCCGACCGAGCGCGGCGGCGTGGGCGGGCGGACCTGGACCCCAGTCGTCGCTTTCGACGATCAGGACGGGGACGGCAAGCGCCGGCTCGCGCCACAGGCGCTGCAACGGGATGCGGTACGCAAGCAAGAGACCCGCCCAGATCGACGCGACGAGGATGACGAGGATGACGAGGATCAGCATCTCAGGAATGCCTGGTCATGGTTATGGTGACGGCGGAGACAGTAGCCGGTCATACACCGAGAGATAGCGCTTGACCATGGTGTCGAGGCTGAACTCCTGCTCGGCCCGCGTGCGTGCCCCGTTCCCTTGAGCGCGGATGAGTGACGGTTCGCGAAGATACTGACGCAGCGCCGCCGTCAACGCCTCGGCGCTGGAGGCGGCGATCAACTGGCCGGTTTCGCCCTCGACGACAAGATCCGGGTTACCGCCAACCCGCGTGGCCACCACCGGCAGTCCGCTGGCCATCGCCTCCAGAATGGTATTGCAGATCCCTTCGGCCAGCGATGGCAGAACGAAGAGATCCAAGGCGCGGAGCAGGTCGGGGATGTCGTCGCGGGCGCCGGGAAGCCAGGCGAGATCCATGGCCCCGGCCGTGACGATCCGTTCGCGGAGTTCCGGCAGCAACGGACCGTCGCCGATCATGACCAGACGCAAGCGCTCGCGGGCAGCGGGTTCCTGGTCTAGCAGGCTGAGAAAGCTGTCGACCAGAATGCCGGGGGCCTTGACTGGCTGCATGCGCATGACGGTGCCGATGACCAGCGTTCCGGGCGGGGCGAAACCGGGCGGGAGCGCCGTCGCTTGGTTGCGCGGGACCGGGTGGAAACGCTGGGTATCGACGCCGTTGCAAATGTGGTTGATGCGTGTTGCCGGGACGCCGATGCGCTTCGCCAGATAATCGCGCTGATGCTGGGAGAGGACGATGTACTGGCTGACGAAGGGGCGAAACAGTCGGCGCAACCAGCGGTTCTTGGCGCGCGAGCCGTCGAGATCGCCAATGTCCCAACCATGCTCGCCATGCACTCGACAGCGCACGCCGGCCAGCGCGGCGGTTGTCTGCATCTCCAGGGTCGCCATGTTCCGGGTGTGAACGATCGCGGGCCGGAGTTGACGCAGCAGCCGCCACAGGCGCCCATGGATGGCGAGATCGTTGCCTTCGCGCTTGTGCAGGGCATGCAGGGTGACATCGTCGCGCTGGATGCGCCGGCTGAAGTCGGTGTAATCCTTCATGCAGACGATGGCATGCCGGTAGCGTTCCGGCGGCATGCGATTGATCAGGTTCACCAATCCGTTTTCCAGCCCGCCGATATCCAGCCGGTGAATGATGTGGGCGATGAGCGGCGGGGCCGCGCTCGCATCGACGGTTGGCGGGGTTTGCATCGCGTGCCTCAAGCCTGGTCCATTTCGCATCCGAGTTTAAAGCCATTGGCGGCGGGATGGAAATGATTGAAATGCGCGCCTGGGAGCGCCGACAGGTTGTCGGCGCTCCTTGTCCGCCTTCGCATCAAGGTTGCTGGATGTCGTGCGTCTCCAGCCATTCCTCCAGCGTGAACATGACCCAAAGCATCTTGCCGAAATAACTGGCGTGCTCGGTCCGATGCTGGGACTGGATCCGGGCGATATAGTCCGGTTGCAGCCAGCCGCGGCGGGTGAAGTCCGAAAGCCGATCCCCGACCCGCTCGCGCAGCGGGGCATGGTCGCGCAGCCAGAGACCGAAGGGGAGACCGAAGCCGTGTTTTTCCTTGTTGATGATGGCGTCGGGCAGATACCCCTTGAGCGCGGTCTTGAAAAACCAGCGCAGATAATGCCCCTTGACCTTCCAGTCGGGCGGCACCTCGCCGGAAAACTCCACCATCGCGTCATCGAGCAGCGGATAGCGCGCCTCCACGCCCGCCGCCTCGACCATTCGGGTGACCTTGCGCAGATCGTTGTCCGCGAGGGTGAATTTGATGTCCAAGTGCAACATCCGGTTGATGAAATGCTGGCTGTCCGCGCGGTCGTAGGGGTCTTTCAAGAGACTCGCGGGGATGCCGGGGTCGATCCGGGCGAGGAACTCGGGTGCGAACATCTCCGCCAGCGGCTGACGATAGATGTAGTTATAGGTTTCCATGCGCTCGGGCAGCGGGATCCTGGCCTGACGCACGTAGCTTTGCAGCTTGCGCGTCGGCAGCAGTCGGTCCAGGCCGGGCAGGCCGACCGCCGGTTCGATCAGGCCATGACGCAGGAACGCGGGAATGGTCTGATAGTGCTCGAAGACTGTCTGTTTCGCGTACCGTTCGTTGCCGCCGAAAATCTCGTCCCCGCCGTCGCCGCCGAGCATGACGCCGTAGCCGTCGTCCTTGGCCAGTTTGGCGCAGAAATAGGCGGAGACGGCGGATTCGTTGGCGAAAGGTTCGTCGTATTCTCGCGCGATGAGCGGGATGGCGGTCAGGACATCATCGGGAGTCAGATAATATTCACGCGAATCCAGGCCGAAATGACGCGCGGCGAGCCGGGCGTATTCCATCTCGTCGAAGCCCTCGGCGGCGAATCCCATCGAATAGGTGCGCGCGGGCTTCCCCTGGACCTCGGTAAGCACGCCGGCGACAGTCGAACTGTCGATTCCCCCGGACAGGAAGGCGGCGACCTCGTCCGAACCTGTCGTCCGGGCCATGCTCTCGCGCAGCAACTGTTGTAAGCGGGCGGATTGTTGCTTGAAGTCGTGGTGGGGCTCGTCGCGGTAGCGCAGATGCCAGTAGAAACCGCGTTCGAGCGTTCCGCCCTTGGCATAGGCGTATTCTCCGGGCAACAGCTTGTCGATGCCCTGAAACACGGTGCCGGGAGCGGGGACGACGGTGAAGTAGAGATAATTGAAGATGCCCTGAGGGTCCAACGCGGCGGTCACGTCTGGATGGGCCGCGACCACATCCGCGCGGTTGGAGAACACGCAGCCATCTTGGCCGACGGCAAAGGCGAGGGTCTGGATACCGATGCGATCAATGGCGAGAAAGGTCGCTTGTTCGCGGGTGTCGACGATGGCGAGGGCGAAGGCGCCCTGGATGTGCTTCGGCAGATCCTTGCCGTGCGTGCGCCAGAGTTGGAGCAGGCGATGGGCGGGGTTCTCCTGGCCGCCAGAGTCCGCGGTCAAGCGTGGCCGGCCCACGATCACCGCGAGCAGACCGTCCTGTTCCGCCACGCTGGTGTTGACGCCGACCGCCGCGACTGTGCCGTGCGGATGCGTCCGAACGCTGGCGCGGGCTGGCGCGTCGCCGCGGACCGCGAGTAGTTTGCCGAGCGTGTCCCCGATGACCGGCTCGGGTTTGGGCGCCGGGGTGAACCAACCGCAAAAGTCGTGCATGGATTCGATCCTGGGGTGATTTGAACTGTTCTCGAAACCGCGCCAGCGACAACCTTTGTACGTTCAGGCGAGACCGAGTCGATACACCATCGACACGGATCCTGCCGGAGGCGGTTTAATCCACGTTAGACTAATGCCGGCTCCCCTCTTTGGCAAACGCGCTCATGACGAAGCGTGTCTATTTAGGGTACTTTACACATGCACGCGATGTATCCAGGCATTCTCGCGCTCCTTCTCTGCTCCG is part of the Thiocystis violascens DSM 198 genome and encodes:
- a CDS encoding asparagine synthetase B family protein; its protein translation is MHDFCGWFTPAPKPEPVIGDTLGKLLAVRGDAPARASVRTHPHGTVAAVGVNTSVAEQDGLLAVIVGRPRLTADSGGQENPAHRLLQLWRTHGKDLPKHIQGAFALAIVDTREQATFLAIDRIGIQTLAFAVGQDGCVFSNRADVVAAHPDVTAALDPQGIFNYLYFTVVPAPGTVFQGIDKLLPGEYAYAKGGTLERGFYWHLRYRDEPHHDFKQQSARLQQLLRESMARTTGSDEVAAFLSGGIDSSTVAGVLTEVQGKPARTYSMGFAAEGFDEMEYARLAARHFGLDSREYYLTPDDVLTAIPLIAREYDEPFANESAVSAYFCAKLAKDDGYGVMLGGDGGDEIFGGNERYAKQTVFEHYQTIPAFLRHGLIEPAVGLPGLDRLLPTRKLQSYVRQARIPLPERMETYNYIYRQPLAEMFAPEFLARIDPGIPASLLKDPYDRADSQHFINRMLHLDIKFTLADNDLRKVTRMVEAAGVEARYPLLDDAMVEFSGEVPPDWKVKGHYLRWFFKTALKGYLPDAIINKEKHGFGLPFGLWLRDHAPLRERVGDRLSDFTRRGWLQPDYIARIQSQHRTEHASYFGKMLWVMFTLEEWLETHDIQQP
- a CDS encoding glycosyhydrolase; this encodes MLILVILVILVASIWAGLLLAYRIPLQRLWREPALAVPVLIVESDDWGPGPPAHAAALGRIVDILARHRDATGRAAVMTIGAILAIPDNEAIRRNGLRWHDSRTLLAPDFDAIRKALIQGQELGVLALQLHGMTHYWPPTFLKAMADDKLVRDWILTSDGVETETLPSPIQSRWTDTSVLPSQPLSVETIRAAVAEEVSRFQDCFGVRPTVAVPPTFVWNRDVEQAWVEHGIQVIVTPGRRLTLRDAEGRPGGCDRTMLNAERGASGAIYLVRDIYFEPALGHRVEPTLAEIARHVRLGRPALIETHRVNFTGTQEQRERSLAELDRLLSRARERWPDMRFLSSAELAERLAQRDPSMVEQRLSLRLSIWIGRAAAIDRLRKLAWITGLAIPAWLFQVARRFSGKT
- a CDS encoding TIGR03088 family PEP-CTERM/XrtA system glycosyltransferase, coding for MQTPPTVDASAAPPLIAHIIHRLDIGGLENGLVNLINRMPPERYRHAIVCMKDYTDFSRRIQRDDVTLHALHKREGNDLAIHGRLWRLLRQLRPAIVHTRNMATLEMQTTAALAGVRCRVHGEHGWDIGDLDGSRAKNRWLRRLFRPFVSQYIVLSQHQRDYLAKRIGVPATRINHICNGVDTQRFHPVPRNQATALPPGFAPPGTLVIGTVMRMQPVKAPGILVDSFLSLLDQEPAARERLRLVMIGDGPLLPELRERIVTAGAMDLAWLPGARDDIPDLLRALDLFVLPSLAEGICNTILEAMASGLPVVATRVGGNPDLVVEGETGQLIAASSAEALTAALRQYLREPSLIRAQGNGARTRAEQEFSLDTMVKRYLSVYDRLLSPPSP